From Cellulosimicrobium sp. ES-005, one genomic window encodes:
- a CDS encoding GNAT family N-acetyltransferase has product MTTPARTATTATFPDVPTGPGGEADLAAPAGDVAPPGSRRLRTGAPGELLLTHAAPGGGRLTLRVLDPDADLDVLHDWVTRPRARFWGLAEMSRAELRDLYAYVGSLPTHHAFLVRWDETPVALLQTYEPEHDPVGEAYPVRPGDVGAHLLLGARGPRGADLWGAVGPLMVAFCFANPRVDRVVVEPDAANARAHARMRALGFETAGRVRVGEKDAVLAFLTRERARDLLAAAAAVSRD; this is encoded by the coding sequence ATGACGACCCCCGCGAGGACCGCGACGACCGCGACCTTCCCCGACGTGCCGACCGGACCGGGTGGCGAGGCCGACCTCGCCGCTCCCGCTGGCGACGTCGCTCCCCCCGGGAGCAGGCGGCTGCGGACGGGGGCGCCGGGCGAGCTCCTGCTGACGCACGCCGCCCCGGGCGGTGGCCGGCTGACGCTGCGCGTGCTCGACCCCGATGCCGACCTCGACGTGCTGCACGACTGGGTGACCCGGCCGCGGGCGCGCTTCTGGGGTCTGGCGGAGATGTCCCGGGCCGAGCTGCGCGACCTGTACGCGTACGTCGGCTCGCTGCCCACGCACCACGCGTTCCTCGTGCGGTGGGACGAGACGCCCGTCGCGTTGCTGCAGACGTACGAGCCGGAGCACGACCCGGTGGGCGAGGCGTACCCGGTGCGGCCCGGCGACGTGGGCGCGCACCTCCTGCTCGGGGCGCGGGGCCCCCGCGGCGCGGACCTGTGGGGTGCCGTCGGGCCGCTGATGGTCGCGTTCTGCTTCGCGAACCCGCGCGTCGACCGCGTCGTCGTCGAGCCGGACGCGGCGAACGCGAGGGCGCACGCCCGGATGCGCGCGCTCGGCTTCGAGACCGCGGGCCGCGTGCGCGTCGGGGAGAAGGACGCGGTGCTCGCGTTCCTCACCCGCGAGCGCGCCCGGGACCTCCTCGCCGCGGCGGCGGCGGTGTCGCGCGACTGA
- a CDS encoding ACT domain-containing protein yields the protein MTSLDLHVVPDRFLLAHVPGATFPEDDEWVALVRAPEGLTVVRHASPFDDAERWAGFYGSAHDLTTTGVLASVVGPLADAGIAVFVASTFHADLVLVPEDRLDQATHALRDAGHAVAPR from the coding sequence ATGACCTCGCTCGACCTCCACGTCGTCCCCGACCGCTTCCTCCTCGCCCACGTCCCCGGCGCCACGTTCCCCGAGGACGACGAGTGGGTCGCGCTCGTGCGTGCCCCCGAGGGCCTGACGGTCGTGCGGCACGCGTCGCCCTTCGACGACGCCGAGCGGTGGGCCGGGTTCTACGGCTCGGCGCACGACCTGACGACGACCGGGGTGCTCGCCTCCGTCGTCGGGCCCCTCGCCGACGCGGGCATCGCCGTGTTCGTCGCGTCCACGTTCCACGCGGACCTCGTGCTCGTGCCCGAGGACCGCCTCGACCAGGCCACGCACGCTCTCCGCGACGCCGGTCACGCCGTCGCCCCCCGCTGA